Sequence from the Aquimarina sp. Aq107 genome:
CTGCATCTTCTTCGAAATCTGACACAACGACATCACCGATCTTAATGATTTCATCTCCGGCTTTAAGACCAGCTTTATCAGCAGGATAATCTTTATAGGGTTCTACAATAATTATTTTGTCCTTTACCGTTTTTACAGAAGCTCCAATTCCAGTATATTCTCCAGCATTTCTAATTTTAGAAGCTTCCACATCTTGTTCATTCCAATATTTAGTATATGGATCAAGATCGTCTAACATCGCCTTAATCGCAGTATCCATAAGTTCTGCAGGATTTGTTTCATCCACATAATTCATGTTTAATTCTTTAAACATGGTAGTGAAAATTTCAATCTGTTTAGCAATTTCGAAAAAATCAGATTTAAAACTTACTGTTGATAGTAGTATAACAAGTGCAAGAGTAGGATAAAGAATTTTCTTTTTCATATTATGATCTTTATTACTAGTAATAATAGGTTGAAAATTATTGGTTTTCAATTTCTTTACTACTGAACTTTTGTAATATTTCTTTTATTTTAGATTCAACAATTATAGAATCCGGCATTTTATTGCCGGTATATAAAAACATAAAAGTAAAGTGATGGGTAGTGTTCTTGCCTACAAGATACTTATTTTTTCTATAATTTTCTCTTAATAAACGTTTAATACGATTACGATCCACTGCTTTTTTAAAATTTCGTTTACTAACGGAAACAGCTGCTTGAATTGGTAAGTTTTTTTCTGAAATAGATTTTCTATAAATAAGTCGAATAGGATATTTAGCAATTGATTTGCCTTCAGAAAAAAGGAGCTCTATTTCCTTTTTCCTTTTAAGTTTTTCATTTGTACTAAAAGTCGCTTTCATGAGGCAGTAAAAGTACAGATAAGATTTGAAATGAATATTTTATAAATAGAAAATCCGGTGCTAAACTAATAGTACCGGATTTAATATTAAAAATTTAAGTAATCTATTTTTTGATAAAAACGATTGCTTTTTGTTCAGAAGCAGAGTTTAATTGTAAAATATAATTGCCCTGAGCTAAATCACTAACATTAATTTGTTTATCATTATTTAGCACACCATCTTTTAATTGTTTTCCGTTAATACTGAAAACTTTATAGTCCAAGCGATTTTCTAAAAGTGAATTTTCTACTACTACATTTAATACATTATTAGCAGGATTAGGCCAAGCTAATATGCTAGAATCTAAAGGATCGGTATCATCTACAGAAAGTGTTGATGCCTCTATAGTTGCTTCATACATACCATTACCGTGAGTACCTATTAAAAGTTTATTGTTAGAAGGTTTATATGCTAAAGCACTCACAACAGCAAAACCAATTTGATTAGGAGCTTCAATTTCCCAGTCTTCATTTACTGGATCTGTTGAACTATATAATCCTCTAGCAGTACCAACAAAATATCTTATTTCACCACCTACTTCTGTAATTGCTGCTGAACGTATAGAGAAAGCATCTAAGTTTCTTTCTGCTACAGTCCAAGTAGGTCTGCTAGCAGTAGCATCTGTAGTTACAAATATATTCGTAACTCCATAGTTAGAATAAGTAACCATTGCGATATCATTATTACTAGGATGAATAGCAATACCACTAACCACACCAGAAGCACCAGTAGGTGTAACATTTCTTAAAGAAGATAAAGTTCTGTTTAAAGGATCGTTTAACTTAAATAAAGATCCTGAGTCTAAACCTATTAATAAATAACTATCTGTAGTGTAAGCTCCTGAACTAGCTCCCATTTGTCTAATATTTTCTCCAGATCGTACTGCACCTAAATTCGTCCAAGTAGCAGATGTAACTGCACTAGAAGCATCAGTTCTGTATAAAACATCTCTACCAGCGTAGTATAGCGCATTATTATTACTTGGATCCATATAAAAATAGGTAACGAACTGACTACCAGATCCAGTAGGAGTTATTTCTCCTCCATCAGGACAATCTCTAAATATTCTACCATTCTGAACGCCTAAAAAGAAGGGAACACATGCATTATCTCTAGAGATAGCTACGGCAACACCATCTCCACCAAATTGAGAAGACATTGTTGTAAGATCCGGACTACTTGCAAATCCTCCAGCTGTAGTACCATTATCCTGGGCACCACCAATTACAATATTAGAAGTAGCTTCAGGATCTGTAGCTACATGGTAATATTGATAGGTTTGATAATTATTATTTAGACTTGTCCAAGCTACGACTGCTGGTGTTGCGTCTGCTCTATGTATACCCCCATCAGTTCCGCTAAATAGGATATCTGGGTTATTAGGATCAAACTCTAAAGCGTGAATATCTGGATGATGCGAATCACCACCACCAAGATTGTATAAACCATAACTTTGATTACTAATATACCCTCCAATTCTTACAAACATAGGGTCTGTAGTAATATCCTCTATTTTGTAGGCATTGGTTCCACCAATAACAACAAAATTTTCATTATCAGGTTTTACATTTACAACAAGATCATATCCTCCTTGTATTGCAATTGGATCATTTCCTGCAAGATCAGCTACAGTATCAGGGTTTCCTGGATCTGGATCTGGTTCATCAGGCATTGTACTAGTTCTATCCACCCAGCTATCAGAGCTGTCATTCCATTGCCATAGACCTGCTTCAAACGCTCCACTAGAAGAATGAAATGCATAAACAACATCTTCATTTGATGGTGCTACTGCTAATACTATTCTTCCGTTTGATCCAAAACCAGGAGCAGTGTTAGATCCTATTCTTGCGTAAGAACCAACACCTGTTGGTGATTGCCAGACTCCATTAGCTGTAGCAGAATTCCCAGAAAATGCAGCATACACAATCCCCGTACTAGTAATTGCTAAATCAGAAAAGAAATTTCCACCAGAGTCTAATTCAACAGTCCAAGTACTACCATCAAATCTTCTAATTGCTCCACCAGCACCAGCATATAGATCACCGGTAATCGGGTGTACAGCAATTTTATACATAAAATCAAAAGGAGAATCACTTTCTTCCTGAACAGAAGCGGTGCTTGGTAATTGATTCCAAGTTAAACCACTATCAGTGGATTGCCATATTCCTTGACCTAAAAAAGTAGCACCAGAAGCAGAAGCAGAATTACCTTGACTTTCTCCGGTTCCATAGTACCAAATATTTTCAAAACCACTTCTAGGATCTTGAGCTATTGTAGTTACATTATGAATTTCATTATTAGATGAAACTTTAGTCCAACTTGTTCCTCCATCCGTAGTTCTAAAAACTCCACTACTTACTCCTCCAGCAATTATAGTGTTACTTGTAGCATCCGTTCTATCAATTACCAAAGAACGTGTT
This genomic interval carries:
- the rnpA gene encoding ribonuclease P protein component codes for the protein MKATFSTNEKLKRKKEIELLFSEGKSIAKYPIRLIYRKSISEKNLPIQAAVSVSKRNFKKAVDRNRIKRLLRENYRKNKYLVGKNTTHHFTFMFLYTGNKMPDSIIVESKIKEILQKFSSKEIENQ
- a CDS encoding T9SS type A sorting domain-containing protein, which produces MKKGKLLISISVVLISLVVLVAYFNKEEDIKNLAKKEFVPLKKEKKKKKTMEERRRFTEERWKHEFNLQVNPSTGKIPQDEKQKEALFARDMMSKSLSKNAKQASNATFISRGPSNLGGRTRSLVIDRTDATSNTIIAGGVSSGVFRTTDGGTSWTKVSSNNEIHNVTTIAQDPRSGFENIWYYGTGESQGNSASASGATFLGQGIWQSTDSGLTWNQLPSTASVQEESDSPFDFMYKIAVHPITGDLYAGAGGAIRRFDGSTWTVELDSGGNFFSDLAITSTGIVYAAFSGNSATANGVWQSPTGVGSYARIGSNTAPGFGSNGRIVLAVAPSNEDVVYAFHSSSGAFEAGLWQWNDSSDSWVDRTSTMPDEPDPDPGNPDTVADLAGNDPIAIQGGYDLVVNVKPDNENFVVIGGTNAYKIEDITTDPMFVRIGGYISNQSYGLYNLGGGDSHHPDIHALEFDPNNPDILFSGTDGGIHRADATPAVVAWTSLNNNYQTYQYYHVATDPEATSNIVIGGAQDNGTTAGGFASSPDLTTMSSQFGGDGVAVAISRDNACVPFFLGVQNGRIFRDCPDGGEITPTGSGSQFVTYFYMDPSNNNALYYAGRDVLYRTDASSAVTSATWTNLGAVRSGENIRQMGASSGAYTTDSYLLIGLDSGSLFKLNDPLNRTLSSLRNVTPTGASGVVSGIAIHPSNNDIAMVTYSNYGVTNIFVTTDATASRPTWTVAERNLDAFSIRSAAITEVGGEIRYFVGTARGLYSSTDPVNEDWEIEAPNQIGFAVVSALAYKPSNNKLLIGTHGNGMYEATIEASTLSVDDTDPLDSSILAWPNPANNVLNVVVENSLLENRLDYKVFSINGKQLKDGVLNNDKQINVSDLAQGNYILQLNSASEQKAIVFIKK